In Nocardia asteroides, the following proteins share a genomic window:
- a CDS encoding thioester reductase domain-containing protein, with protein MASRFTTSPVAEDTDFFDAGGTSVAAVEFVAALAGDLGIHLDLDMVFFDARPRRLAHRWLTDHPERQYPLDQAGSAEPTSDNTVDPSTVGSRDAIVRARSAEGDASDGAVATTNTPESTDTDDLALLFADLAGADRLPVVPAPPRTPPRRILLTGATGFLGSHLLLDLLRNSDAHVVCLVRAVDDTAAAQRLEQSLRQYALPWSREVLRRVTPLAGDLREPRLGLDGDRWDSLAAEVDSIVNAGAAVDFLRGYPSLRRTNVLGPLTLAELACTTRPKPVHHISSLAVFNGSGAGTLAEDAPTANVADLPIGYDRSKWAAEAVLRRAGEHGLTVTVLRPGGIGGHPETGAHNPRDLNTGISAALLRFRTVPGFRYLNAAPVDWVSRTAAEIVLEPSAWGQTYHLTGPATSLDQILAETTVGGLGVRVQHWEQWAEEVVAAIRSEQATELEPLAQVLQSPVARRQLAAMVDTAPATATRTESFVAARGLPTPNTSGSGRARMLAALPTPPGEHPYLRFHETLAGTVTRTGETIESACDLRLTLSVANSAQIFAARTLQVGGDLTCPALHHEPLSVEGTATVRPHDGTPLPDDLRHPIMHYQLTLRSSAGDSWWLTGYKFAAARRRFVRQLGTQVVEIGRTGEPATYTGEVSVPMHTYLPDQIDGIEIDPALPERQRRLAKMLWLSWFGGQLGKSLMEPMLRVGLDLLDLRRALRKDRR; from the coding sequence CGAGCGGCAGTACCCGCTCGACCAGGCCGGGTCGGCTGAACCGACGAGCGACAACACAGTCGACCCTTCGACCGTCGGGTCGCGGGACGCGATCGTGCGGGCACGGAGCGCGGAAGGGGACGCGTCGGACGGCGCGGTGGCGACCACGAATACGCCGGAGTCGACCGATACCGACGACCTCGCCCTGCTGTTCGCCGACCTGGCCGGCGCGGACCGCCTGCCGGTGGTCCCCGCACCACCGCGGACCCCTCCGCGCCGGATTCTGCTGACCGGCGCGACCGGTTTCCTCGGCAGCCACCTGCTCCTCGACCTGTTGCGCAACAGCGACGCCCACGTCGTCTGCCTGGTCCGCGCCGTCGACGACACCGCCGCGGCGCAGCGGCTCGAGCAGTCGCTGCGGCAGTACGCGCTGCCCTGGTCCAGGGAGGTGCTGCGCCGGGTCACCCCGCTGGCCGGTGATCTGCGCGAACCCCGGCTCGGGCTGGACGGTGACCGCTGGGATTCCCTTGCCGCCGAGGTTGATTCGATCGTCAATGCCGGTGCCGCCGTCGACTTCCTGCGCGGCTACCCTTCGCTGCGCCGGACGAATGTCCTCGGCCCGTTGACCCTGGCCGAGCTGGCCTGCACCACCCGGCCCAAGCCCGTGCACCACATCTCCTCGCTCGCGGTGTTCAACGGTTCGGGAGCCGGCACGCTCGCCGAGGACGCGCCCACCGCGAACGTGGCGGACCTGCCGATCGGCTACGACCGATCGAAATGGGCGGCAGAGGCCGTGCTGCGGCGGGCAGGCGAGCACGGGCTCACGGTGACCGTCCTGCGACCGGGCGGGATCGGCGGGCACCCGGAGACCGGGGCGCACAATCCGCGCGACCTCAATACCGGGATCAGCGCCGCGCTGCTGCGGTTCCGCACCGTGCCCGGCTTCCGGTATCTGAACGCGGCCCCGGTCGATTGGGTGAGCCGCACCGCCGCGGAGATCGTCCTCGAGCCGAGTGCGTGGGGGCAGACCTATCACCTCACCGGACCCGCCACCTCCCTCGACCAGATCCTCGCCGAGACCACCGTCGGTGGCCTGGGCGTGCGTGTGCAGCACTGGGAGCAATGGGCCGAGGAGGTCGTCGCGGCGATCAGATCCGAGCAGGCGACGGAGCTGGAACCGCTGGCGCAGGTGCTGCAGAGCCCGGTCGCCCGGCGGCAACTGGCCGCGATGGTCGACACGGCACCCGCCACCGCGACCCGCACCGAATCCTTCGTCGCCGCACGAGGTCTGCCCACCCCGAACACCTCCGGGTCCGGCCGTGCCCGCATGCTCGCGGCGCTGCCCACCCCACCCGGGGAGCACCCGTACCTGCGCTTCCACGAGACCCTCGCCGGCACCGTCACCCGGACCGGCGAAACCATCGAATCCGCGTGCGATCTGCGGCTCACCCTGTCGGTGGCCAACAGCGCGCAGATCTTCGCCGCACGGACGCTGCAAGTCGGCGGCGACCTCACCTGCCCAGCCCTGCACCATGAACCACTGTCGGTGGAGGGCACGGCCACCGTCCGCCCGCACGACGGCACCCCGCTGCCCGACGACCTGCGGCACCCGATCATGCACTACCAGCTCACCCTGCGCAGCAGCGCGGGCGACAGTTGGTGGCTCACCGGCTACAAGTTCGCCGCCGCCCGCCGACGGTTCGTCCGCCAGCTCGGCACCCAGGTCGTCGAGATCGGGCGCACCGGCGAACCCGCCACCTACACCGGCGAGGTCAGCGTCCCGATGCACACCTACCTGCCCGACCAGATCGACGGCATCGAGATCGACCCGGCGCTGCCCGAACGGCAACGGCGGCTGGCGAAGATGCTGTGGCTGAGCTGGTTCGGCGGACAACTGGGCAAGAGCCTGATGGAGCCGATGCTGCGGGTCGGTCTCGACCTGCTCGACCTGCGTCGCGCCCTGCGGAAGGACCGCCGATGA
- a CDS encoding aminoglycoside phosphotransferase family protein gives MRRVGTAAMITVPAAFADKSGGGADRRRREWIETLPGVVADLLRHWSCTPDGPVRHGEVGLVVPVRRAGLPCAVLKVSFPYPDIEYEPAAFAAWDGRGAVELHARDDERHAMLLERAGDTLATVTDPDRAIAIQGALTRRLAVAAPPGLPRLADRMDQWEREIVSTAATFGDPLPAGVIGAAVATLRELGSDQPDLLVHGDLHDANVLASDREPWLAIDPKCHVGDPATDALNVIRSPRFAELLCSPHPEARIRRLLDIYTDAAELDPERVRRWTQAGAVREALLGRVDGDPEWLVAATDQLAEVLT, from the coding sequence ATGCGCAGGGTGGGGACAGCAGCGATGATCACCGTGCCCGCGGCCTTCGCGGACAAGTCCGGTGGCGGTGCCGATCGTCGTCGCCGGGAGTGGATCGAAACACTGCCGGGAGTCGTCGCGGATCTGCTGCGGCACTGGTCTTGCACCCCCGACGGGCCTGTCCGGCACGGCGAGGTCGGCCTCGTGGTGCCGGTCCGTCGCGCGGGACTGCCGTGCGCTGTCCTCAAGGTGTCGTTCCCCTATCCCGACATCGAGTACGAGCCCGCCGCGTTCGCCGCGTGGGACGGTCGCGGCGCCGTCGAACTACACGCCCGCGACGACGAGCGGCACGCCATGCTGCTCGAACGAGCCGGCGACACCCTCGCCACGGTGACCGACCCGGACCGGGCGATCGCCATCCAGGGCGCGCTCACCCGCAGGCTCGCGGTCGCCGCACCGCCCGGCCTCCCCCGGCTGGCCGATCGCATGGACCAGTGGGAACGCGAGATCGTCTCCACCGCAGCCACGTTCGGCGACCCGCTGCCCGCCGGCGTGATCGGCGCGGCCGTCGCCACCCTGCGCGAGCTCGGCTCCGACCAACCCGACCTGCTCGTCCACGGCGATCTGCACGACGCCAATGTGCTGGCGTCCGATCGTGAACCGTGGCTGGCCATCGACCCCAAATGCCATGTCGGCGACCCGGCCACCGACGCGCTCAACGTCATCCGCAGTCCCCGCTTTGCCGAGCTGCTGTGCTCGCCGCATCCGGAGGCACGGATCCGGCGCCTGCTCGACATCTACACCGACGCGGCCGAACTCGATCCGGAACGGGTGCGACGATGGACGCAGGCGGGCGCGGTCAGGGAAGCACTGCTGGGCCGCGTCGACGGCGACCCGGAGTGGCTCGTCGCCGCGACCGACCAACTCGCCGAGGTCCTCACCTGA
- a CDS encoding glycosyltransferase — protein sequence MHIALFTDFHPDTLGGVQTALRALRDGLRGRGHRVTVFTAPAPDPAAHDPDTVVLRTVPLTMNNGLPVVLPTRANQRLIDAALAERGPLDVVHALTTYGGGIAGARAGRRHGVPVVQSMQSRDDAMIENYAPSPYAAALTMRLMHGWFVPLRAQPRYAGDSRTARLAWRPLIAQAQAADRVVVPTAHFARRLAERGVDRPITVVSNGIDDALLDGPAPGAERPVDGPLRALWCGRLSPEKRPLEAIEIIRQVPDCTLDLYGGGPLADRVRAAADLAGNVRLHGQVDQATCLAAMREHDLLLLTSDCDTQGMVLLEAVATGLPIVYCDPELAETIPAAGGVRTGDRSVTAFADAVTALAKDRSPLVAMRTALAAHADEPRQSRHLDALLGVYSDAARRQKK from the coding sequence GTGCACATCGCGCTGTTCACCGACTTCCACCCCGACACCCTCGGCGGGGTGCAGACCGCGCTGCGCGCGCTACGGGACGGACTGCGCGGACGTGGGCACCGGGTCACCGTCTTCACCGCGCCCGCACCGGATCCGGCCGCGCACGACCCCGACACCGTGGTGTTGCGGACCGTGCCGCTGACCATGAACAACGGTCTGCCGGTGGTCTTGCCGACCCGCGCGAACCAGCGCCTGATCGACGCGGCGCTCGCCGAGCGCGGACCCCTCGATGTCGTGCACGCCCTGACCACCTACGGCGGCGGGATCGCCGGCGCCAGGGCGGGGCGCAGGCACGGCGTTCCCGTCGTCCAGAGCATGCAGAGCCGCGACGACGCGATGATCGAGAACTACGCGCCGTCGCCGTACGCCGCGGCGCTCACCATGCGCCTGATGCACGGCTGGTTCGTGCCCCTGCGCGCGCAGCCGCGATACGCGGGCGACAGCCGCACCGCCCGGCTCGCCTGGCGACCGCTGATCGCGCAGGCGCAGGCCGCGGACCGAGTGGTGGTGCCGACCGCGCACTTCGCCCGCCGCCTCGCCGAGCGAGGTGTCGACCGGCCGATCACGGTGGTGTCCAACGGGATCGACGACGCCCTGCTCGACGGACCGGCACCCGGGGCCGAACGCCCGGTCGACGGTCCGCTCCGGGCGCTGTGGTGTGGACGCCTGTCCCCGGAGAAGCGCCCGCTGGAGGCGATCGAGATCATCCGGCAGGTCCCGGACTGCACCCTCGACCTCTACGGCGGCGGCCCGCTGGCCGACCGGGTGCGCGCCGCGGCGGACCTGGCCGGGAATGTACGCCTGCACGGCCAGGTCGACCAGGCGACCTGTCTGGCCGCCATGCGCGAGCACGACCTGCTGCTGCTCACTTCCGACTGCGACACTCAGGGCATGGTGCTGCTGGAAGCGGTCGCGACCGGACTGCCCATTGTGTACTGCGATCCCGAACTTGCCGAAACCATCCCCGCCGCGGGCGGAGTACGCACCGGCGACCGGTCGGTGACGGCATTCGCCGACGCCGTCACCGCACTGGCGAAGGACCGGTCACCGCTGGTCGCGATGCGTACCGCACTCGCGGCGCACGCCGACGAGCCGCGCCAGTCCCGGCACCTCGATGCCCTGCTCGGGGTCTACTCCGACGCCGCGCGCCGCCAGAAGAAGTGA
- a CDS encoding MHYT domain-containing protein produces MLDIYHFSYGWVTPVLAYFMSFVGCLLGLQCAARGRHSGRGRVGWLISAAVAIGGTGIWVMHFIAMLGFSIAGSEIRYDIPLTLFSAVTAIVVVGIGLFMVNKPQPTLASLIGGGTIAGLGVGTMHYTGMYAMKSHAVITYDPWIVTVSMVIAVVASIVALWFTLRVKGFLATVGAAAIMGVAVCGMHYTGMAAMRAHEGHHSFAPPPGAQAMQLLGPLLGIISMVTMLVLISVSLSEIENEDALPRMRLDALPRFRR; encoded by the coding sequence GTGCTCGACATCTATCACTTCTCCTACGGCTGGGTCACCCCCGTTCTCGCCTATTTCATGTCGTTCGTCGGCTGCCTGCTCGGCCTGCAATGCGCGGCTCGCGGGCGGCATTCCGGCCGCGGGCGCGTCGGCTGGCTGATCAGTGCCGCGGTGGCCATCGGGGGAACCGGGATCTGGGTCATGCATTTCATCGCGATGCTCGGCTTCTCGATCGCGGGATCGGAAATCCGCTACGACATTCCGCTGACGCTGTTCAGCGCGGTGACCGCGATCGTGGTCGTCGGCATCGGGCTGTTCATGGTGAACAAGCCGCAGCCGACGCTCGCCTCGCTGATCGGTGGTGGCACGATCGCCGGCCTCGGCGTCGGGACCATGCACTACACCGGCATGTATGCGATGAAATCGCACGCCGTCATCACCTACGACCCGTGGATCGTCACCGTGTCGATGGTGATCGCGGTGGTGGCCTCGATCGTGGCGCTGTGGTTCACCTTGCGCGTCAAGGGATTTCTGGCCACCGTCGGCGCGGCCGCGATCATGGGTGTGGCCGTCTGCGGGATGCACTACACCGGGATGGCCGCGATGCGCGCGCACGAGGGGCACCACAGTTTCGCGCCGCCGCCGGGCGCGCAGGCCATGCAACTGCTGGGGCCCCTGCTCGGGATCATCAGCATGGTGACGATGCTGGTGCTGATCAGCGTGAGCCTGTCGGAGATCGAGAACGAGGACGCGCTGCCCAGGATGCGGCTCGACGCGCTGCCCCGATTCCGGCGCTGA
- a CDS encoding Gfo/Idh/MocA family protein translates to MTEDPRPALRIGVLGAARIAPAAVIGPARRSPEATVTAVAARDRTRAEQFARKHGVERVFGDYQDLLDSPEVDAVYIPLPNGLHGRWTRAAVAAGKHVLCEKPFTANAEEAREIARLAADSGLVVMEAFHYRYHPLIRAAEEIVASGELGTLRRVETALAFPLPLFSDIRYDYDLAGGALMDAGCYAVHMARVLGGEDPEVVSARAKLHGDRRIDRAMSAELRFPSGHTGRVRCSMWSADVLRISATVVGDRGRMRLLNPVLPHAGHLLAVRSTDGTRLRRFPRRPSYDYQLDAFADAVLRGAPVPTTPDDAVTTMAVIDDIYRSAGLPLRVPR, encoded by the coding sequence GTGACCGAAGATCCGCGTCCCGCGCTCCGCATCGGTGTTCTCGGCGCCGCCCGCATCGCCCCCGCCGCGGTGATCGGTCCGGCGCGGCGCAGTCCGGAGGCGACGGTCACCGCGGTGGCCGCCCGGGACCGGACCAGGGCCGAGCAGTTCGCCCGCAAGCACGGCGTCGAGCGGGTTTTCGGGGACTACCAGGACCTGCTGGACTCCCCCGAGGTCGACGCGGTCTACATTCCGCTGCCCAACGGTCTGCACGGACGCTGGACGCGCGCCGCCGTGGCCGCGGGCAAGCACGTGCTGTGCGAGAAGCCGTTCACCGCCAATGCCGAGGAGGCCCGTGAGATCGCCCGGCTGGCCGCCGATTCCGGCCTGGTGGTGATGGAGGCGTTCCACTACCGCTACCACCCGCTGATCCGTGCCGCCGAGGAGATCGTGGCCTCCGGTGAGCTGGGCACGCTGCGGCGGGTGGAGACCGCGCTGGCGTTTCCGCTGCCGCTGTTCTCCGACATCCGCTACGACTACGACCTCGCCGGTGGCGCGCTGATGGACGCGGGCTGCTACGCCGTGCACATGGCCCGCGTCCTCGGCGGCGAGGACCCGGAGGTGGTGTCGGCGCGGGCGAAACTGCACGGCGACCGCCGGATCGATCGCGCCATGTCGGCCGAGCTGCGGTTCCCGTCGGGGCACACCGGCCGGGTGCGCTGCTCGATGTGGTCGGCCGACGTGCTGCGGATCAGCGCGACGGTTGTCGGCGACCGCGGCCGGATGCGCCTGCTCAACCCGGTACTCCCGCACGCCGGACATCTGCTGGCAGTGCGCTCCACGGACGGCACGCGGCTGCGCCGGTTCCCGCGCAGGCCGTCCTACGACTATCAACTCGACGCCTTCGCCGACGCGGTCCTGCGCGGCGCACCGGTGCCCACCACACCGGACGACGCCGTCACCACCATGGCCGTCATCGATGACATCTACCGGTCCGCGGGCCTGCCACTACGCGTGCCCCGCTGA
- a CDS encoding dihydrofolate reductase family protein: MTQQFVRVQNFSISRDGYGAGVGQSRERPFGHADPADFMSWAGATAHWVNRTDPGGSYGLDDYITRDFANNIGAEIMGRNKFGPLRGPWENEDWQGWWGEEPPFHTPVFVLTHHPRPSFTLSDTTFHFLDASPQEALTQAFATADGKDVRIGGGVATIRAFLEADLVDQMHVVVAPVDLGRGEKFWNGPEDYTDRFHLERVPSPSGVVHHFFWRRAASE, translated from the coding sequence ATGACCCAGCAGTTCGTCCGCGTGCAGAACTTCTCCATCTCCCGCGACGGCTACGGCGCTGGTGTGGGACAGAGCCGGGAACGGCCGTTCGGCCACGCCGACCCCGCCGATTTCATGTCCTGGGCGGGCGCCACCGCCCACTGGGTCAACCGGACCGATCCCGGCGGCAGTTACGGCCTCGACGACTACATCACCCGCGATTTCGCGAACAATATCGGCGCCGAGATCATGGGGCGCAACAAGTTCGGGCCGTTACGCGGCCCGTGGGAGAACGAGGACTGGCAGGGCTGGTGGGGCGAGGAACCGCCGTTCCACACGCCGGTGTTCGTGCTGACCCACCACCCGCGGCCGTCGTTCACCCTGTCCGACACCACGTTCCACTTTCTCGACGCGTCACCGCAGGAGGCGCTGACACAGGCGTTCGCGACGGCGGACGGCAAGGATGTGCGCATCGGCGGCGGCGTGGCCACGATCCGGGCGTTCCTCGAGGCCGACCTCGTCGACCAGATGCATGTCGTCGTCGCGCCCGTCGATCTCGGCCGCGGCGAGAAGTTCTGGAACGGGCCCGAGGACTACACCGACCGGTTCCACCTGGAGCGGGTACCGAGCCCCAGCGGCGTGGTCCATCACTTCTTCTGGCGGCGCGCGGCGTCGGAGTAG
- a CDS encoding type II toxin-antitoxin system Rv0910 family toxin has translation MASVSVSTELPVTPEQAWARLSDLANWEDWLTIHQGWRSELPAELTAGARFIEVVSVMNMANKIEWTVAEVDPNTYLRITGTGMAGVTVEFALKVEATATGSSAAFDASFKGTMIVGPIGKAVAKHAEADLKASMAKFTELVGSAA, from the coding sequence ATGGCATCTGTGTCCGTATCCACCGAACTTCCCGTCACCCCCGAGCAGGCCTGGGCGCGCCTCAGCGACCTCGCCAACTGGGAGGACTGGCTGACCATCCACCAGGGCTGGCGCAGCGAGCTGCCCGCCGAGCTGACCGCGGGCGCGCGCTTCATCGAGGTCGTCTCGGTGATGAACATGGCCAACAAGATCGAATGGACCGTCGCCGAGGTCGACCCGAACACCTACCTGCGCATCACCGGCACCGGAATGGCCGGTGTCACCGTGGAATTCGCGCTCAAGGTGGAGGCGACCGCCACCGGATCCTCGGCGGCCTTCGACGCCAGCTTCAAGGGCACCATGATCGTCGGCCCGATCGGCAAGGCCGTCGCCAAGCACGCCGAGGCCGATCTGAAGGCCTCGATGGCCAAGTTCACCGAACTCGTCGGCTCGGCCGCATGA
- a CDS encoding alpha/beta hydrolase, translated as MTDTFPFRTADGAELRLRRVGPADAPAVLLVHGHGVSAEMFALDEVRSLVDVLTDAGYQSWLLDWRGSRALPHNVSGPPYTLDDVALYDLPAAVAQIRDRIGERPLFAVAHCVGALALAQSLTAGLLPGLAGVVAQGVFLTPKVSTSTRARVLVGSELLGSRVGHLESDFRKVGLWSRRTLLYAALSRKGDCPDPTCRMVHHGWGMGAELFAHDHLDPRTHDRLADLFGPIPLSLLPHLRQMEMAHAVVRWNLDDDRYRALPENSLDRADRIDCPVLLLSGSRNQTWLDSNRLCRDVLATRAPALDVRYTEIPSYGHLDTFIGRGAALDVFGHIVDFLDERSAGHA; from the coding sequence ATGACCGACACGTTCCCGTTCCGCACCGCCGACGGCGCGGAACTGCGGCTGCGCCGCGTCGGCCCGGCAGACGCACCTGCCGTGCTGCTCGTGCACGGACACGGTGTCTCCGCGGAGATGTTCGCCCTCGACGAGGTCCGCAGCCTCGTCGATGTGCTCACCGACGCGGGATACCAGTCCTGGCTGCTCGACTGGCGCGGGAGCCGGGCCCTGCCGCACAACGTCTCCGGCCCGCCCTACACCCTCGACGACGTGGCGCTCTACGACCTGCCCGCCGCCGTCGCCCAGATCCGTGACCGGATCGGGGAGCGTCCGCTGTTCGCGGTCGCGCACTGCGTCGGCGCGTTGGCCCTGGCGCAGAGCCTGACCGCCGGACTGCTGCCCGGACTGGCCGGGGTCGTGGCCCAGGGGGTGTTCCTCACTCCGAAGGTGAGTACTTCGACGCGGGCGCGGGTGCTGGTCGGCAGCGAACTGCTCGGCTCCCGCGTCGGCCACCTCGAATCGGACTTCCGCAAGGTCGGCCTGTGGTCGCGCCGCACCCTGCTCTACGCGGCGCTGTCCCGCAAGGGCGACTGCCCGGACCCGACCTGCCGGATGGTCCACCACGGTTGGGGCATGGGCGCCGAACTGTTCGCCCACGATCACCTCGACCCGCGCACCCACGACCGGCTCGCCGATCTGTTCGGCCCGATCCCGCTGTCGCTGCTGCCCCACCTGCGGCAGATGGAGATGGCGCACGCGGTGGTCCGCTGGAACCTCGACGACGACCGCTACCGGGCGCTGCCCGAGAACTCGCTCGATCGCGCCGATCGCATCGACTGCCCGGTGCTGCTGCTGTCGGGCAGCCGCAACCAGACCTGGCTCGACTCCAACCGGCTGTGCCGCGATGTGCTCGCGACCCGGGCGCCCGCGCTCGACGTCCGCTACACCGAGATCCCCTCCTACGGACACCTGGACACGTTCATCGGGCGCGGCGCGGCGCTGGATGTGTTCGGGCACATCGTCGACTTCCTCGACGAGCGGTCAGCGGGGCACGCGTAG
- a CDS encoding glycosyltransferase has product MRIALLTAGTRGDHQPYLALADEFATRGHQVSITATENYAEVVRRSGFAPHVIPFNSAELLESPAAKRALSSGKTLPFVRIMLDTVKIMTGERGERMHEVLTDACRDADVIVSCASTLPWAMERGEKTGQRVIGVLPYPLERTGEFPSSFMVKKMIPWSWLRRASYTGFEIAYGVAYRRVDRRVRELMELPGAPRNPFRRLREDGIPLVHMVSPVLLPTPADWPDRSTVVGAPILPQRLRGAWGEAELDPVLTGWLNEGEPPIYFCLTGMPILDPVGCCDMIAAVCRRLGARALVTVKGEGYPRGIGYDRNLFVLDSFDYDRVLPRCRAVVHHGGSGNTHDVLRAGLPAVVIGVHSDQFFYGWRIADLGIGADFPYPSLTEDRLHDALIRTLTPEARSRAAEFGRTVAAENGVGAAADAVERLAVTASA; this is encoded by the coding sequence ATGCGCATCGCCTTGCTGACCGCGGGAACCCGCGGCGATCACCAGCCCTACCTCGCCCTCGCCGACGAATTCGCCACCCGCGGCCACCAGGTGAGCATCACCGCCACCGAGAACTACGCCGAGGTGGTCCGGCGATCGGGCTTCGCACCGCACGTGATCCCGTTCAACTCCGCCGAACTGCTGGAATCGCCCGCCGCCAAACGGGCGCTGTCCTCCGGCAAGACCCTGCCGTTCGTGCGGATCATGCTCGACACCGTCAAGATCATGACCGGAGAGCGCGGCGAGCGGATGCACGAGGTGCTCACCGACGCCTGCCGCGACGCCGACGTCATCGTCTCCTGCGCCTCGACCCTGCCGTGGGCGATGGAACGCGGTGAGAAGACCGGGCAGCGGGTGATCGGGGTCCTGCCCTACCCGTTGGAGCGGACCGGGGAGTTCCCGTCGTCGTTCATGGTGAAGAAGATGATTCCGTGGTCGTGGCTGCGGCGGGCCAGCTACACCGGCTTCGAGATCGCCTACGGGGTGGCCTATCGCCGGGTCGACCGGCGGGTGCGGGAACTGATGGAACTGCCCGGCGCGCCCCGTAATCCGTTCCGCCGCCTGCGCGAGGACGGCATCCCCCTGGTCCACATGGTGAGTCCGGTGCTGCTGCCCACACCGGCCGACTGGCCCGACCGCTCCACCGTCGTCGGCGCGCCGATCCTGCCGCAGCGGCTGCGCGGCGCCTGGGGTGAGGCCGAGCTCGACCCGGTCCTGACCGGGTGGCTCAACGAGGGCGAGCCGCCGATCTACTTCTGTCTCACCGGCATGCCCATCCTGGATCCGGTGGGCTGCTGCGACATGATCGCCGCGGTCTGCCGCAGGCTCGGTGCCCGCGCCCTGGTCACCGTGAAGGGCGAGGGCTATCCACGCGGGATCGGCTACGACCGGAACCTGTTCGTGCTGGACTCCTTCGACTACGACCGGGTCCTGCCCCGGTGCCGGGCGGTCGTGCACCACGGGGGCAGCGGCAACACCCACGACGTGCTGCGCGCCGGTCTCCCGGCGGTCGTCATCGGAGTGCACAGCGACCAGTTCTTCTACGGGTGGCGGATCGCCGATCTCGGGATCGGCGCCGACTTCCCGTACCCGTCGCTCACCGAGGACCGCCTGCACGACGCGCTGATCCGCACCCTCACTCCCGAAGCGCGCAGCCGGGCGGCCGAATTCGGGCGCACCGTCGCCGCGGAGAACGGGGTCGGCGCCGCGGCGGACGCGGTGGAACGGCTCGCCGTCACCGCGTCGGCCTGA
- a CDS encoding lipid-transfer protein, whose translation MTQRVFVVGVGMTKFEKPGEREWDYPDMAREAGTAALADAGVGYDLIQQAYVGYVYGESTSGQRAVYELGLTGIPVVNVNNNCSTGSTALYLAAQAIRGGLADCTLALGFEKMQKGSLGSTFDDREQPMMRHLLALAELQEFAMPPAPYMFGAAGKEHMERYGTTAEQFAKIGVKNHRHSVNNPYAQFQKEYSLEEVLAAKQIYGPLTKLQCSPTSDGSGAVILASEDFVDRHGLADRAVEMVGQAMVTDLQSTFSTQSAINLVGADMTRTAARQVYDQAGIGPDDIDVIELHDCFSTNELLTYEALGLCAPGEGGRLVDDNATTYGGTWVVNPSGGLISKGHPLGATGLAQCSELTWQLRGTADARQVDGARIALQHNIGLGGAVVVTAYRPANR comes from the coding sequence ATGACACAGCGGGTGTTCGTCGTCGGCGTCGGCATGACGAAGTTCGAGAAACCGGGCGAGCGGGAGTGGGACTACCCCGACATGGCCAGGGAGGCGGGCACCGCGGCGCTCGCCGACGCGGGCGTCGGCTACGACCTGATCCAGCAGGCCTACGTCGGCTATGTGTACGGCGAATCGACCTCGGGTCAGCGTGCGGTCTACGAGCTCGGCCTGACCGGTATCCCGGTGGTGAACGTCAACAACAACTGCTCCACCGGCTCGACCGCGCTGTACCTGGCGGCCCAGGCCATCCGCGGCGGGCTGGCCGACTGCACCCTGGCGCTGGGCTTCGAGAAGATGCAGAAGGGTTCGCTCGGTTCGACTTTCGACGACCGCGAGCAGCCCATGATGCGGCACCTGCTGGCGCTGGCCGAACTGCAGGAGTTCGCCATGCCGCCCGCGCCCTACATGTTCGGCGCGGCGGGCAAGGAGCACATGGAGCGCTACGGCACCACCGCCGAGCAGTTCGCCAAGATCGGCGTGAAGAACCACCGGCACTCGGTGAACAACCCGTACGCGCAGTTCCAGAAGGAATACAGCCTCGAGGAAGTACTCGCGGCCAAGCAGATCTACGGCCCGCTGACCAAGCTGCAGTGTTCGCCGACCTCCGACGGCTCGGGCGCGGTGATCCTGGCGAGCGAGGACTTCGTCGACCGGCACGGCCTGGCCGACCGGGCCGTGGAGATGGTCGGGCAGGCCATGGTCACCGACCTGCAGTCCACCTTCTCCACCCAGTCCGCGATCAACCTCGTCGGCGCCGACATGACGCGCACCGCCGCCCGGCAGGTCTACGACCAGGCGGGCATCGGCCCCGACGACATCGACGTCATCGAACTGCACGACTGCTTCTCCACCAACGAGCTGCTCACCTACGAAGCCCTCGGGCTGTGCGCGCCCGGTGAAGGCGGCCGCCTGGTCGACGACAACGCCACCACCTACGGCGGCACCTGGGTCGTCAACCCCTCCGGCGGCCTGATCTCCAAGGGTCATCCGCTCGGCGCCACCGGGCTGGCCCAGTGCAGCGAACTCACCTGGCAGCTGCGCGGCACGGCCGACGCGCGCCAGGTCGACGGTGCGCGAATCGCCCTGCAGCACAACATCGGCCTCGGTGGGGCGGTCGTGGTGACCGCCTACCGCCCGGCCAACCGCTGA